The following coding sequences are from one Betaproteobacteria bacterium window:
- the folP gene encoding dihydropteroate synthase yields MKSFRCGSYRFSLDRPLIVGVVNLTPDSFSGDGLAGKHAAAVAHARRQWEEGADILDLGAESSRPGAMPATVGEELDRLLPVLETVCSWGVPVSVDTCKPEVMARALSAGASLINDITALGHPDALGIVSDSDCAICLMHMQGEPRTMQAHPCYGDVLSEVSSFLGRRVEACVAAGVDEDRLLVDPGFGFGKTLQHNLALLRSLGRVAPRGLPILAGLSRKSMLGALTGGRPVAERQAASVAAALLAVQRGAHLLRVHDVAATKDALAVLAALNEGETQ; encoded by the coding sequence ATGAAAAGCTTCCGCTGCGGATCCTATCGATTTTCCCTGGATCGCCCCCTGATCGTCGGCGTCGTCAATCTCACACCGGATTCTTTTTCGGGCGATGGCTTGGCGGGCAAGCATGCGGCGGCGGTGGCCCACGCTCGGCGGCAGTGGGAAGAGGGCGCCGACATCCTCGATCTGGGGGCGGAGTCCTCGAGACCCGGAGCCATGCCTGCGACGGTTGGCGAGGAACTGGATCGCTTGCTCCCTGTCCTTGAGACCGTCTGCTCGTGGGGGGTTCCGGTTTCGGTCGATACCTGCAAGCCCGAAGTCATGGCCAGAGCCCTCTCTGCCGGAGCTTCGCTCATCAACGACATCACGGCCCTGGGTCATCCCGATGCCCTTGGGATCGTTTCCGATTCGGATTGCGCAATTTGCCTCATGCACATGCAGGGCGAACCGCGTACGATGCAGGCCCATCCGTGCTACGGCGACGTGCTTTCAGAGGTGTCTAGCTTTCTCGGCCGGCGGGTCGAGGCTTGCGTTGCGGCTGGTGTAGACGAGGATCGCCTGCTTGTCGATCCTGGGTTCGGGTTCGGGAAGACTCTGCAACACAATCTCGCCCTGCTGCGTTCGCTGGGGCGCGTAGCCCCGCGGGGATTGCCCATTCTCGCCGGACTTTCGCGCAAGTCCATGCTGGGCGCGCTGACCGGCGGACGCCCGGTAGCTGAGCGGCAGGCGGCCAGTGTTGCTGCGGCCCTGCTGGCGGTACAACGAGGAGCCCATCTGCTGCGCGTGCACGATGTGGCGGCGACCAAGGATGCTTTGGCCGTGCTTGCGGCCTTGAACGAGGGAGAAACACAATGA
- the secG gene encoding preprotein translocase subunit SecG, producing MMNWVFSIVLTVHILAALAIIGLVLMQHGKGADMGAAFGSGASGSLFGASGSANFLSRSTGILAAVFFATSLTLAYVASSKPKTTGSLMQESVQSQPSPAPAAASPEAPAVPADQGSKAKEIPK from the coding sequence ATGATGAATTGGGTATTTTCCATAGTTCTGACGGTGCATATTCTGGCGGCGCTGGCCATTATCGGTCTGGTGCTGATGCAGCACGGCAAGGGTGCGGACATGGGGGCTGCTTTCGGGAGCGGAGCCTCCGGCAGTCTTTTTGGTGCGTCGGGTTCGGCGAACTTCCTGAGTCGTTCCACGGGCATCCTGGCGGCAGTTTTTTTTGCCACCAGTCTGACCCTGGCCTACGTCGCTTCGAGCAAGCCAAAAACGACTGGCAGCCTCATGCAGGAGTCGGTACAATCGCAGCCTTCTCCGGCGCCTGCTGCGGCTTCGCCAGAGGCTCCAGCGGTGCCGGCCGATCAGGGTTCTAAGGCCAAGGAAATACCGAAGTAA
- the greA gene encoding transcription elongation factor GreA encodes MSKIPLTVNGAEKLRAELHRLKTVDRPNVVAAIAEARSHGDLSENAEYDAAKERQGFIEGRIQEVEGKLSNAQIIDPKLLDADGRCVFGATVEMEDQDSGDAVTYQIVGEDEADIKIGKISVNSPVARALIGKYAGDIAQVQAPGGMREYEIIDVRYV; translated from the coding sequence ATGAGCAAGATTCCGCTGACTGTTAACGGCGCCGAGAAACTGCGTGCCGAATTGCATCGCCTCAAGACTGTGGACCGCCCCAACGTGGTGGCTGCGATTGCCGAAGCCCGCTCCCACGGCGACCTCTCGGAAAACGCCGAATACGATGCCGCCAAGGAGCGCCAGGGCTTTATCGAGGGGCGCATCCAGGAGGTGGAGGGCAAGCTCTCCAACGCCCAGATCATCGATCCCAAGCTGCTGGATGCCGACGGCCGTTGCGTCTTTGGCGCCACCGTGGAAATGGAAGATCAGGATTCCGGCGATGCGGTCACTTACCAGATCGTTGGTGAGGACGAGGCTGACATCAAGATCGGCAAGATTTCAGTCAATTCGCCGGTGGCCCGCGCCCTCATCGGCAAGTACGCCGGCGACATCGCCCAGGTGCAGGCGCCGGGTGGCATGCGCGAATACGAAATCATCGACGTCCGCTACGTGTAA
- the rlmE gene encoding 23S rRNA (uridine(2552)-2'-O)-methyltransferase RlmE, whose amino-acid sequence MARTRTSKAWMREHVNDPFVQRARKEGWRSRAAFKLMEIDDKDKLLKRGEVVVDLGAAPGGWSQVAAKRVGDEGRVLALDLLEMDPIHGVCFLQGDFRDDPVLEQLEEALAGRPVGLVMSDMAPNMSGVSLVDQARVMHLAELGLEFAREHLKPQGAFLVKVFQGSDYDTFLKAMRATFATVAVRKPEASRDRSAELYLLGRTLR is encoded by the coding sequence ATGGCCAGAACCAGAACCAGCAAAGCGTGGATGCGTGAGCATGTTAACGACCCCTTCGTTCAGCGGGCCAGGAAGGAAGGTTGGCGTTCCCGCGCCGCGTTCAAGCTGATGGAAATCGACGATAAGGACAAATTGCTGAAACGAGGCGAAGTGGTCGTTGACCTGGGAGCCGCTCCGGGCGGCTGGTCCCAGGTGGCCGCCAAGCGTGTCGGCGACGAAGGCCGGGTGTTGGCCCTCGATCTCCTGGAAATGGATCCCATTCACGGCGTTTGCTTCCTGCAGGGCGATTTTCGGGACGATCCGGTCCTTGAACAACTTGAGGAAGCGCTGGCCGGTCGTCCGGTCGGGCTTGTAATGTCGGACATGGCCCCCAATATGTCCGGTGTAAGCCTGGTCGATCAGGCACGGGTGATGCATTTGGCGGAACTGGGCCTGGAATTCGCACGAGAGCACCTGAAACCGCAGGGAGCCTTCCTGGTCAAAGTGTTTCAGGGCAGTGACTACGATACCTTCCTGAAGGCCATGCGCGCGACTTTTGCAACGGTGGCGGTGAGGAAGCCCGAGGCCTCCCGGGATCGCAGTGCCGAGCTTTATCTTCTGGGGCGCACATTGCGCTGA
- the carB gene encoding carbamoyl-phosphate synthase large subunit, with protein MPKRTDIQSILIIGAGPIIIGQACEFDYSGAQACKALREEGYKVILVNSNPATIMTDPEMADITYIEPITWQVVAKIIEKERPDALLPTMGGQTALNCALDLDREGVLAKFGVELIGASKEAIDKAEDREKFKDAMTKIGLGSARSAVAHSMEEAYQVQAMVGFPTIIRPSFTLGGSGGGIAYNTEEFETICKRGLEASPTHELLIEESLLGWKEYEMEVVRDKADNCIIVCSIENLDPMGVHTGDSITVAPAQTLTDKEYQILRNASIAVLREIGVDTGGSNVQFSINPKDGRMIVIEMNPRVSRSSALASKATGFPIAKIAAKLAVGYTLDELANDITGGKTPASFEPSIDYVVTKVPRFAFEKFPQADSTLTTQMKSVGEVMAIGRTFQESLQKALRGLEVGVDGFNLKSVDPEAIDEQLARPSPDRLWYVADAFGVGMSVEKVFDLTKIDPWFLVQIKEIVDLELAIEKRALDSITAEELRYLKRKGFADRRLAYLTKTSESVVRERRHALGVRPVYKRVDTCAAEFATGTAYLYSTYEDECEAKPTDKRKIMVLGGGPNRIGQGIEFDYCCVHAAMAMREDGYETIMVNCNPETVSTDYDTSDRLYFEPLTLEDVLEIVAIEKPVGVIVQYGGQTPLKLALALEANGVPIIGTTPESIDIAEDRERFQKLLHELGLKQPPNRTARTEEDALRLATEIGYPLVVRPSYVLGGRAMEIVHEQKDLERYMREAVKVSNDSPVLLDRFLNDACEVDVDALSDGGEVIIGGVMEHIEQAGVHSGDSACSLPPYSLSKALQDELRRQTKLMAKALNVCGLMNVQFAIKDEDVYVLEVNPRASRTVPFVSKATGLQLAKIAARCMAGKSLKAQGVTAEVIPPYFSVKEAVFPFVKFPGVDTILGPEMKSTGEVMGVGTSFAEAFVKSQLAAGVRLPHSGKAFLSVKDSDKAKAVEVARHLAEAGFHLVATRGTAHAIEAAGLPVQPVNKVTEGRPHIVDMIKNNEIALIINTVEEKRGAINDSRSIRTSGLQARVTMYTTIWGAEAAAEGIRNRSDLVVYPIQTLHAQLH; from the coding sequence ATGCCCAAGCGTACAGACATTCAAAGCATCCTCATCATCGGCGCCGGCCCGATCATCATCGGCCAGGCCTGCGAATTCGACTACTCCGGCGCCCAGGCCTGCAAGGCCCTGCGCGAAGAGGGTTACAAGGTCATCCTGGTGAATTCCAACCCGGCCACCATCATGACCGACCCGGAGATGGCCGACATCACCTACATCGAGCCCATTACCTGGCAGGTGGTCGCCAAGATCATCGAGAAGGAGCGGCCTGACGCCCTGCTGCCTACCATGGGTGGCCAGACGGCTCTCAACTGCGCCCTCGACCTCGACCGCGAGGGCGTGCTGGCCAAGTTCGGCGTCGAACTGATCGGCGCTTCCAAGGAAGCCATCGACAAAGCCGAGGACCGCGAGAAATTCAAGGACGCCATGACCAAGATCGGTCTCGGCTCCGCCCGTTCCGCCGTGGCTCACAGCATGGAAGAGGCCTATCAGGTGCAGGCCATGGTCGGTTTTCCGACCATCATCCGCCCGTCCTTCACTCTCGGCGGTAGCGGTGGCGGCATCGCCTACAACACCGAGGAATTCGAAACCATCTGCAAGCGCGGTCTGGAAGCCTCGCCTACCCATGAGCTGCTGATCGAGGAGAGCCTCCTCGGCTGGAAGGAATACGAGATGGAAGTGGTCCGCGACAAGGCGGACAACTGCATCATCGTCTGCTCCATCGAAAACCTGGACCCCATGGGCGTGCATACCGGCGACTCAATCACCGTCGCCCCGGCCCAGACCCTGACCGACAAGGAATACCAGATCCTGCGCAACGCCTCCATCGCGGTGCTGCGCGAGATCGGCGTCGATACCGGCGGCTCCAATGTGCAGTTCTCGATCAATCCCAAGGACGGTCGCATGATCGTCATCGAGATGAACCCGCGGGTGTCGCGCTCGTCCGCTCTGGCCTCCAAGGCCACCGGTTTCCCCATCGCCAAGATCGCCGCCAAGCTGGCCGTCGGCTACACCCTGGACGAGCTGGCCAACGACATCACCGGCGGCAAGACCCCGGCCTCCTTCGAGCCTTCCATCGACTACGTGGTCACCAAGGTGCCCCGTTTCGCCTTCGAGAAATTCCCTCAGGCCGATTCCACCCTGACCACCCAGATGAAGTCCGTGGGCGAGGTGATGGCCATCGGCCGTACCTTCCAGGAGTCCCTGCAGAAGGCCCTGCGCGGCCTCGAAGTGGGCGTGGATGGCTTCAACCTGAAGTCCGTCGATCCGGAAGCCATCGACGAGCAGCTGGCGCGCCCGTCGCCGGACCGCCTGTGGTACGTGGCGGATGCCTTCGGCGTCGGCATGTCCGTCGAAAAGGTCTTCGACCTGACCAAGATCGACCCCTGGTTCCTGGTCCAGATCAAGGAGATCGTCGATCTGGAGCTGGCCATCGAGAAGCGCGCCCTGGATTCCATCACCGCCGAGGAGCTGCGTTACCTGAAGCGCAAGGGTTTCGCCGACCGCCGTCTGGCCTATCTCACCAAGACCAGCGAGTCCGTCGTCCGCGAACGCCGTCACGCCCTCGGCGTACGCCCGGTTTACAAGCGGGTCGATACCTGCGCCGCCGAATTCGCCACCGGCACCGCCTACCTGTACTCCACCTACGAGGACGAGTGCGAGGCCAAGCCCACCGACAAGAGGAAGATCATGGTGCTGGGCGGCGGCCCCAACCGCATCGGCCAGGGCATCGAGTTCGACTACTGCTGCGTCCATGCCGCCATGGCCATGCGCGAAGACGGTTACGAGACCATCATGGTCAACTGCAACCCGGAGACCGTATCCACCGACTACGACACCTCCGACCGCCTGTACTTCGAGCCCCTGACCCTGGAAGACGTGCTGGAGATCGTCGCCATCGAAAAGCCGGTGGGCGTCATCGTTCAGTATGGCGGCCAGACGCCCCTCAAGCTGGCCCTGGCCCTGGAAGCCAACGGCGTGCCCATCATCGGCACGACGCCTGAATCCATCGACATCGCCGAGGACCGCGAGCGCTTCCAGAAGCTCCTGCACGAATTGGGGCTGAAGCAGCCCCCCAACCGCACCGCCCGCACCGAGGAGGACGCCTTGCGCCTGGCGACCGAAATCGGTTATCCGCTGGTGGTCCGCCCCTCCTACGTGCTGGGCGGCCGGGCCATGGAAATCGTCCATGAGCAGAAGGACCTCGAGCGCTACATGCGGGAAGCGGTCAAGGTATCCAACGACTCGCCGGTGCTCCTCGACCGCTTCCTCAACGACGCCTGCGAAGTGGACGTGGACGCCCTCTCCGATGGCGGCGAAGTGATCATCGGCGGCGTCATGGAGCACATCGAACAGGCCGGCGTGCATTCCGGCGATTCGGCCTGCTCGCTGCCCCCGTATTCCCTCTCCAAGGCCCTCCAGGACGAGCTGCGCCGCCAGACCAAGCTGATGGCCAAGGCCCTGAACGTCTGCGGCCTGATGAACGTCCAGTTCGCCATCAAGGACGAGGACGTCTATGTGCTGGAGGTGAATCCGCGGGCTTCCCGCACCGTGCCCTTCGTCTCCAAGGCCACCGGCCTGCAACTGGCCAAGATTGCCGCCCGCTGCATGGCGGGCAAGAGCCTCAAGGCCCAGGGCGTCACCGCCGAGGTCATCCCGCCTTACTTCTCGGTCAAGGAAGCCGTCTTCCCCTTCGTCAAGTTCCCCGGTGTGGACACCATCCTCGGCCCCGAGATGAAGTCCACCGGCGAGGTCATGGGCGTCGGCACCAGCTTCGCCGAAGCCTTCGTCAAGTCGCAACTGGCAGCGGGCGTGCGCCTGCCCCACAGCGGCAAGGCCTTCCTCTCGGTCAAGGACAGCGACAAGGCCAAGGCCGTGGAAGTGGCCCGCCATCTGGCTGAAGCCGGTTTCCACCTGGTGGCCACCCGCGGCACGGCCCATGCCATCGAGGCCGCCGGCCTTCCGGTGCAGCCGGTGAACAAGGTGACCGAGGGTCGTCCCCACATCGTGGACATGATCAAGAATAACGAGATCGCCCTCATCATCAACACCGTCGAAGAAAAGCGCGGCGCCATCAACGATTCCCGTTCCATCCGCACCTCCGGTCTGCAGGCTCGGGTGACGATGTATACGACGATCTGGGGGGCCGAGGCGGCGGCGGAGGGCATACGCAACCGGAGCGATCTGGTGGTGTATCCTATCCAGACGCTGCACGCGCAGCTTCACTGA
- the ftsH gene encoding ATP-dependent zinc metalloprotease FtsH, with amino-acid sequence MNNMFKNLAIWLIIGLVLMTVFNQMSNRQVAQASMEYSQFIEEVKQGRIAKVVMEGRTLKATTTEGKKVVSYSPGDIWLVSDLLKYGVKVEAKPEEEQSFLMTIFVSWFPMLLLIGVWVFFMRQMQGGGKGGAFSFGKSRARMTDEAQNTITFADVAGCDEAKEEVQELVDFLRDPSKFQKLGGRIPKGVLMVGNPGTGKTLLAKAIAGEAKVPFFSISGSDFVEMFVGVGAARVRDMFENAKKHAPCIIFIDEIDAVGRHRGAGLGGGNDEREQTLNQLLVEMDGFEGHAGIIVIAATNRPDILDPALLRPGRFDRQVVVPLPDIRGREEILKVHMRKVPIAGDVKADIIARGTPGFSGADLANLVNEAALFAARGNKRLVDMEDFEKAKDKIMMGAERRSMVMSEEEKLNTAYHESGHAVVAKLVPKSDPVHKVTIIPRGRALGLTMQLPEQDRYAYDRTYLMSRIAVLFGGRIAEELFMNQMTTGASNDFERATAMARDMVTRYGMSDLGVMVYGENEGEVFLGRSVTQHKNVSEATMQKVDSEIRRIIDEQYALAKQLLEENRDKVEAMTKALLEWETIDAEQIDDIMAGQAPRPPKPSQGSPRPSSSGGSPGAEPSAPATA; translated from the coding sequence TTGAACAACATGTTCAAAAACCTGGCGATCTGGCTCATCATCGGCCTCGTGCTGATGACGGTGTTCAATCAGATGAGCAATCGTCAGGTGGCCCAGGCCTCGATGGAATATTCGCAATTCATCGAGGAGGTGAAGCAGGGGCGCATCGCGAAGGTGGTCATGGAGGGGCGTACTCTCAAGGCCACCACCACCGAGGGCAAGAAGGTGGTGTCATACTCGCCGGGCGATATCTGGCTCGTTTCCGACCTGCTCAAGTATGGGGTCAAGGTCGAGGCCAAGCCCGAAGAAGAGCAATCTTTCCTGATGACCATCTTTGTCAGCTGGTTCCCCATGCTTCTGCTCATCGGCGTGTGGGTCTTCTTCATGCGCCAGATGCAGGGGGGCGGAAAAGGCGGCGCCTTCTCCTTTGGCAAGTCAAGGGCGCGGATGACGGACGAAGCTCAGAACACCATTACCTTTGCCGACGTAGCGGGCTGTGACGAGGCCAAGGAGGAGGTACAGGAACTGGTAGACTTCCTGCGCGATCCCTCCAAGTTTCAGAAGCTGGGGGGGCGTATTCCCAAGGGCGTGTTGATGGTCGGCAATCCCGGCACCGGCAAGACTCTTCTGGCCAAGGCCATCGCCGGGGAGGCCAAGGTGCCCTTCTTCAGCATCTCCGGTTCCGACTTCGTCGAAATGTTCGTCGGTGTTGGTGCCGCCCGTGTTCGCGACATGTTCGAGAATGCCAAGAAACATGCGCCGTGCATCATCTTCATCGATGAAATCGACGCCGTCGGTCGTCACCGTGGTGCCGGCCTCGGCGGTGGCAACGACGAGCGTGAACAGACTTTGAATCAGTTGCTGGTGGAGATGGATGGCTTCGAGGGCCACGCAGGTATCATCGTCATAGCTGCCACCAACCGCCCTGACATTCTTGATCCCGCCCTGTTGCGTCCAGGCCGCTTCGACCGCCAGGTCGTAGTGCCCCTCCCGGACATTCGCGGTCGGGAAGAGATCCTCAAGGTGCATATGCGCAAGGTTCCCATTGCCGGCGACGTCAAGGCGGACATCATAGCCCGTGGCACCCCAGGCTTCTCCGGCGCCGATCTGGCCAATCTGGTCAACGAGGCGGCCCTGTTTGCCGCCCGAGGCAACAAGCGCTTGGTGGATATGGAAGATTTCGAGAAGGCCAAAGACAAGATCATGATGGGCGCCGAGCGTCGCAGCATGGTTATGAGCGAGGAAGAAAAGCTCAACACGGCCTACCATGAGTCGGGCCACGCGGTGGTCGCCAAGTTGGTGCCCAAGTCCGATCCGGTGCACAAGGTCACCATCATTCCGCGCGGACGGGCTCTTGGATTGACCATGCAACTCCCCGAGCAGGACCGCTATGCCTACGACCGGACCTACCTGATGAGCCGTATTGCCGTGCTGTTTGGTGGACGCATTGCCGAGGAGTTGTTCATGAACCAGATGACCACCGGTGCATCCAACGACTTCGAGCGGGCGACCGCCATGGCCCGCGATATGGTCACGCGTTACGGCATGTCGGACCTTGGGGTCATGGTTTACGGTGAGAATGAAGGCGAAGTTTTTCTCGGGCGCTCCGTCACACAGCACAAGAACGTTTCCGAGGCCACCATGCAGAAGGTGGATTCCGAGATACGCCGCATCATCGACGAGCAATACGCGCTTGCCAAGCAACTGCTGGAAGAGAATCGCGATAAGGTCGAAGCCATGACCAAGGCTCTTCTGGAGTGGGAAACCATAGACGCCGAGCAGATCGACGACATCATGGCCGGCCAAGCGCCACGACCGCCAAAGCCAAGCCAGGGAAGTCCCAGGCCTTCGTCTTCAGGCGGCAGCCCTGGTGCTGAACCCAGCGCCCCTGCGACGGCCTGA
- the glmM gene encoding phosphoglucosamine mutase: MSRKYFGTDGVRGRVGQSPITPDFVMRLGYAAGKVLVAREHRPHGTRPAVLIGKDTRISGYMLEASLEAGFSAAGVDVSLVGPLPTPAIAYLTRALRLQAGIVISASHNPYYDNGIKFFSSQGTKLPDDVELAVENALDSAMECVPSGDLGRVRRLEDARGRYIEFCKSTFPNDLDLRGLRVVVDCAHGAAYHVAPDVFHELGAEVIPIGVAPNGFNINDAVGATAPRALCEAVLTHRADLGIALDGDGDRVQMADAEGNLYDGDQLLYAMVRGRARHGKVAGVVGTLMTNLALEHALAKMDIPFARAAVGDRYVVEMLLEKGWLYGGENSGHLLALDRHTTGDGIIAALQVLAALRESGGDLRQLLSGLALYPQKLINVQTTRGFPWKDDPGIRAAQSAVEAELAGRGRVLLRASGTEPLLRVMVEGEDSLHVAQLAERLAQAVRDAVQ; encoded by the coding sequence ATGAGCAGAAAATATTTCGGCACCGACGGCGTGCGCGGGCGGGTCGGTCAGTCCCCCATCACCCCGGATTTCGTCATGCGGCTCGGCTACGCAGCCGGCAAGGTTCTCGTGGCCCGCGAGCACCGCCCCCACGGGACCCGCCCGGCCGTGCTCATCGGCAAGGACACCCGAATCTCCGGTTACATGCTGGAAGCGTCGCTGGAAGCGGGATTTTCGGCCGCCGGGGTCGATGTTTCCCTGGTCGGGCCGCTGCCGACACCGGCCATTGCTTATTTGACACGGGCACTGCGGCTCCAGGCGGGGATCGTCATATCCGCCTCCCACAATCCGTACTACGATAACGGAATCAAGTTTTTCTCGTCCCAGGGAACCAAGCTGCCGGACGACGTCGAACTGGCCGTCGAGAACGCCCTGGATTCCGCCATGGAATGTGTTCCGAGCGGCGACCTCGGACGGGTGCGTCGTCTGGAGGATGCCCGCGGGCGGTACATCGAATTCTGCAAGAGCACCTTTCCCAACGACCTCGATCTGCGTGGCCTGCGCGTCGTCGTCGACTGCGCCCATGGCGCCGCCTACCATGTGGCGCCGGACGTGTTTCACGAACTGGGGGCCGAGGTCATTCCCATCGGCGTCGCACCCAATGGATTCAACATCAACGATGCCGTGGGTGCGACGGCACCGCGCGCCCTGTGCGAGGCGGTCCTGACGCATCGTGCCGACCTGGGCATTGCCCTGGACGGTGATGGCGACCGGGTGCAGATGGCAGACGCCGAGGGCAATCTCTATGATGGCGACCAACTCCTCTACGCCATGGTAAGGGGCCGCGCCCGCCACGGAAAAGTCGCCGGGGTGGTCGGAACGCTGATGACCAACCTCGCCCTCGAACATGCGCTTGCCAAGATGGACATTCCCTTTGCCCGGGCGGCGGTGGGGGATCGTTACGTCGTGGAAATGCTCCTGGAAAAAGGCTGGCTCTACGGAGGCGAGAATTCGGGCCATCTGCTGGCCCTCGATCGTCACACGACCGGGGACGGCATCATTGCAGCACTGCAGGTCTTGGCGGCTCTGCGCGAAAGTGGCGGCGACCTGCGGCAACTGCTTTCCGGCCTTGCGCTCTACCCGCAAAAACTGATCAACGTCCAGACTACGCGTGGTTTTCCTTGGAAGGACGACCCCGGAATCCGGGCCGCCCAGAGCGCGGTTGAGGCCGAATTGGCCGGGCGCGGCCGGGTTCTCCTGCGGGCGTCGGGAACCGAGCCTCTGCTGCGCGTCATGGTCGAGGGCGAAGATTCCCTCCACGTTGCTCAGCTTGCCGAAAGGCTCGCCCAAGCGGTGCGGGACGCCGTCCAATAG
- a CDS encoding triose-phosphate isomerase: protein MRKKFVAGNWKMHGNLQANAELLGGVLAGLSGVTAEVAVCVPFPYLAQCGGLLRGTSVALGGQTLSEFDKGAYTGEVSGSMLHELGCRVVIVGHSERRTLYGETDAVVAAKFVAAQAAGLVPILCVGETLAEREAGETGAVVLRQLDAVLAAAGVAAFSRAVVAYEPVWAIGTGRTATAAQAQEVHAMIRGRVGQADPAVASGLRVLYGGSVKPQNAVELFGQSDIDGGLIGGAALVAEDFLAICRAAG from the coding sequence ATGCGCAAAAAATTCGTCGCCGGTAACTGGAAAATGCACGGCAATCTTCAGGCCAACGCCGAGTTGTTGGGCGGCGTTCTGGCAGGGTTGTCCGGGGTGACTGCCGAGGTGGCTGTCTGCGTTCCGTTCCCCTATCTTGCCCAGTGTGGCGGCCTTCTGCGCGGGACTTCCGTCGCTCTTGGTGGTCAGACGCTCAGCGAGTTCGACAAGGGGGCCTATACCGGCGAAGTCTCGGGATCAATGCTTCACGAACTGGGCTGTCGTGTCGTGATCGTCGGTCACTCCGAGCGGCGCACCCTTTATGGCGAGACCGACGCGGTCGTCGCGGCCAAGTTTGTTGCGGCTCAGGCAGCCGGCCTGGTGCCTATCCTTTGCGTCGGTGAGACGCTTGCCGAGCGCGAGGCCGGAGAGACGGGGGCGGTCGTGTTGCGCCAACTCGATGCCGTTCTCGCCGCGGCCGGTGTGGCAGCCTTTTCTCGCGCGGTCGTGGCATACGAACCTGTTTGGGCCATTGGCACCGGTCGCACGGCTACGGCAGCGCAGGCTCAAGAGGTCCACGCGATGATCCGCGGGCGTGTCGGCCAGGCCGACCCTGCGGTTGCGTCCGGTCTTCGGGTTCTTTATGGCGGGAGCGTCAAGCCCCAGAACGCGGTCGAGTTGTTCGGGCAGTCCGACATCGACGGTGGGCTGATTGGTGGCGCGGCCCTGGTGGCGGAAGATTTTCTGGCAATCTGCCGGGCGGCGGGTTGA
- a CDS encoding DUF4149 domain-containing protein, which yields MRTLSEVLYRWVLALWVGGLCAIGYLAAPTLFSSVGDPQLAGMVAGKLFALVGWIGLGGGAYLLVFLIGRWGVAVIKRCVFWLVILLLLLTAAGLFGIQPIMAQLKAEALPGYVMDSAFRDRFAAWHGISSVVYLVETLLGLWLVAWGERGLR from the coding sequence ATGCGCACCCTTTCCGAAGTCCTCTACCGCTGGGTGCTGGCGCTTTGGGTTGGCGGGCTGTGCGCCATCGGTTACCTGGCAGCGCCTACGCTGTTCTCCAGCGTAGGGGATCCGCAATTGGCCGGAATGGTCGCCGGGAAGCTCTTCGCCCTGGTGGGCTGGATAGGACTCGGTGGAGGTGCCTATCTTCTTGTATTTCTGATTGGCCGCTGGGGTGTTGCGGTGATCAAACGCTGCGTCTTCTGGCTGGTGATTCTGCTGCTTCTACTGACCGCCGCGGGCCTGTTTGGCATTCAACCTATCATGGCGCAGTTGAAGGCCGAGGCACTTCCCGGGTATGTCATGGATAGCGCCTTCCGGGACCGTTTTGCGGCCTGGCATGGCATTTCCAGTGTCGTCTATCTCGTGGAAACCTTGCTGGGTCTCTGGTTGGTGGCCTGGGGCGAACGGGGGCTGCGCTGA
- a CDS encoding YhbY family RNA-binding protein produces the protein MLQLSAEERRSLRARAHGLDPVVSIAENGLSDAVLKEVDVCLKAHELIKVRVYGDDRSVREAYLTTLCERLGAAPVQHIGKLLVLWRPTPADATPVRRGRKPASRTKRSYQN, from the coding sequence ATGCTGCAATTATCCGCCGAAGAACGCCGCAGTCTGCGCGCCCGGGCTCACGGCCTCGATCCCGTCGTCTCCATTGCCGAAAACGGCCTTTCCGATGCCGTACTCAAGGAGGTCGACGTGTGCCTCAAGGCGCACGAGCTCATCAAAGTGCGCGTCTATGGCGACGATCGCAGCGTGCGGGAGGCGTATCTGACCACCCTCTGCGAGCGCCTTGGTGCCGCGCCGGTACAGCATATCGGCAAACTCCTGGTGCTCTGGCGCCCCACACCGGCCGATGCGACGCCCGTCCGGCGCGGTCGCAAGCCCGCCTCCAGAACCAAGCGCTCGTACCAGAACTAA